One window of Methylococcus sp. EFPC2 genomic DNA carries:
- a CDS encoding protein-L-isoaspartate(D-aspartate) O-methyltransferase, whose translation MNRRLQGIGMTSRRTRERMIGRIRELGVKNQSVLDVMLETPRHIFVEEAFASRAYEDMPLPIGFSQTISQPYIVARMTELLLESGPRDKVLEVGTGSGYQTAVLARLCKKVYSVERIYPLQQRARRCLQDLHLRNVLMKHSDGGWGWEDYAPYDGILVTCAPADLPQALLEQLAPGGVLVIPVGDGRNQMLQRIVRTDSGYEIEDIEPVVFVPLLGGVA comes from the coding sequence ATGAACCGCCGTCTACAAGGCATAGGCATGACCTCGCGCCGCACCCGCGAGCGCATGATCGGCCGCATCCGCGAACTGGGGGTAAAAAACCAGTCGGTGCTCGACGTGATGCTGGAAACGCCGCGCCACATCTTCGTGGAAGAAGCTTTCGCCAGCCGTGCCTACGAAGACATGCCCCTGCCCATAGGTTTCAGCCAGACCATCTCCCAGCCCTATATCGTCGCCCGCATGACTGAGCTGCTGTTGGAAAGCGGCCCGCGCGACAAGGTGCTGGAGGTCGGCACCGGCTCCGGTTATCAGACCGCCGTGCTGGCGCGCTTGTGCAAAAAGGTTTACTCGGTGGAACGCATCTATCCGCTGCAACAGCGCGCGCGCCGCTGCCTGCAGGACCTGCATCTGCGCAACGTGCTGATGAAACACAGCGACGGCGGCTGGGGCTGGGAAGATTACGCGCCTTATGACGGCATATTGGTAACCTGCGCCCCGGCCGACCTGCCTCAAGCCTTGCTGGAACAACTGGCGCCCGGCGGCGTGCTGGTGATCCCCGTCGGCGACGGCCGCAACCAGATGCTCCAGCGCATCGTGCGAACCGACTCGGGCTACGAAATCGAAGACATAGAGCCTGTCGTATTCGTACCTTTGCTGGGCGGGGTAGCGTAG
- the surE gene encoding 5'/3'-nucleotidase SurE, protein MHILLSNDDGYSAPGLYALAQALRDHADITVVAPERNRSGASNSLTLDRPLRVSYADNGFIKVDGTPTDCVHLAITGLLDREPDMVFAGINHGANTGDDVIYSGTVAAATEGRFLGLPAVAISLAGVNPTHFDTAAQVAVRLFENIRRHPLPADTLLNVNVPDLPLDEIRGFKSTRLGNRHKAEPVVRDIDPRGREIFWVGAAGPEQDAGPGTDFHALREGYVSVTPLQLDLTRYDSLERLAGWLPENLTA, encoded by the coding sequence ATGCACATACTACTCAGCAACGACGACGGTTACTCCGCACCCGGCCTGTACGCACTGGCCCAGGCGCTCAGGGATCATGCGGACATCACCGTCGTGGCGCCGGAGCGCAACCGCAGCGGCGCCAGCAATTCGCTGACACTGGACCGCCCCTTACGGGTGAGCTACGCGGACAACGGCTTCATCAAGGTCGACGGCACGCCGACCGATTGCGTCCACCTGGCGATCACGGGACTGCTCGACCGGGAACCGGACATGGTGTTCGCAGGCATCAACCACGGCGCCAACACGGGCGACGACGTCATCTATTCCGGTACCGTGGCGGCCGCCACCGAAGGCCGCTTCCTGGGCCTGCCCGCGGTCGCCATCTCCTTGGCCGGCGTCAATCCCACCCACTTCGACACCGCCGCGCAGGTAGCGGTCCGATTGTTCGAAAACATCCGCCGCCATCCTCTCCCGGCCGACACCCTGCTCAACGTGAACGTTCCCGACCTGCCCCTGGACGAAATCAGGGGCTTCAAGTCCACGCGGCTCGGCAACCGCCACAAGGCCGAACCGGTGGTGCGGGATATCGACCCACGCGGACGGGAGATTTTCTGGGTCGGCGCCGCCGGACCGGAACAGGACGCCGGCCCCGGTACCGACTTCCATGCCTTACGTGAAGGCTATGTCTCGGTCACGCCCTTGCAACTCGATCTGACCCGCTACGACAGCCTGGAAAGGTTGGCGGGCTGGCTGCCGGAAAACCTGACTGCATGA